The nucleotide sequence CTTTTGATCAGCAACAATCACATGCACCTCCTCATCTTTGAGTATATCCAACGCTGCAAAAGCAGATTCAGCAAGTAAAATATCAAAGTCAAAACGAAAGGCGGCCTTAAACATATTAAGGTTTCCTCGCTCATCGTCTACATACAATATTTTAATGCGTTCTTCTTCCAAAGGTGTTCTAGTTTACAGGTTCTACATATTCTTTTGGTAAAGTAATTACGAACTCTGTCCCCACACCTTCCTCAGAGTTGACAGCAATCTCTCCATTGTGACTTTGAATGATACGATATACTATAGAAAGCCCCAACCCAGTCCCTTCGCCTACATCTTTGGTTGTAAAGAAAGGATCAAAAATTTTACTTTTCACATCTTCAGGCATGCCTGTTCCGTTATCCTTTATACTCACCTGAACTTCCCCTTTAGGATTTAAGCATGTGGTAATGACAATTTCACCTTCATCACCTTTTTCATTCACAGCTTCAATAGCATTACTGAGAATATTCATGAAGACTTGGTTAATTTTTCCCGCATAGCATTCCACGTCAGGAATATTGCCAAAATTCCTTACAACATTGATATTCTTAACTTTGCTATTAAGCAAAATCATTGTAGAGTCGATCCCTTCATTGAAATTTACCGATTTTAGTTCACTTTCATCTAAGCGGGAAAAGTTTCTAAGGCCTTTTACAATTTCTGTAGTTCTGGAAGCTCCTTCATCAATTCCTTTTAATATTGTTTCAATTTCTTCTTTAAGATAGGGCATATCAAGCCGTTTTTCAAAAGCGTGTGCTTCAGAAAAATGATCTTTCACAGATTCTTGAGATGAGGATACGCTATATTTTTCTAAAAGTGACATTAAGAACATTATATCTCTGCGAAGAGGAGTAACGCTAGAGCTAACAAAGTTAATAGGATTATTGATTTCATGGGCAATACCTGCTGTCAATTGACCCAAAGATGCCATTTTCTCAGATGCAACAAGCTTGGATTGCGTATCTTTAAGATGGTTTAAAGCAACCCTTAGCTCCTCATTAGCATCCTGTAACTCAGCGGTACGCTCTTTTACCTTCTTTTCTAGGTAAAGGTTGTGTTCTAAGATCAATTTCTCATTCTCCTTGAGCGCATTTAATGCAGCCGCCTGAGAATCTTCCTTCTCTTTTTTCAACACATTTATTCTATCAGCAAGTGCCAGCGAAAGCAAAATCACCTCAAGTGCGGAGCCGAATTGTAGCCCATAAACAGAAAACAAATTGTAAGGGATCAGCTCCATATCTTTCAGCACAAACACGCTTACACTGATCAAGAAAAGTGTCCATGCAATCAAAAAGAATTTAGCAGGGCGATAGCCTTTTTGATAAATTTTATAGGCAATAAAAAGTAAAAACAGAGATCCGGTTCCTGCAGTAAGGTCTACTAACCTATAGCTTTCATTATAAAAACCAAATAAAGCAAGAACTATACATAAGCAATACAGTACGGCATAAATATGTAATGCTTTATGATATCCAGGGGCATTTTCTTTGGTTCGAAGAAAGGACCTAAAAAACATTAGTGTAGCCAATCCGACTGCCGCTCCTACTAGATAGGTACTGTGCATGGCAACCCATGGGTTTGAAGGCCAAAAGTACTTATACGCATATCCCTGAAGAATACTTTGAGTCAACCCCACAAAAAAAATGTAGATGACATACCATAAGTAGCTTTTATCTTTGACCGTAAAGTAAATAAAGAGGTTGTACAGCATCATCACGAGGATGATTCCAAAATAAATTCCCGAAAGGATATCTCTTAAGATGTGCGATTCGGCTATAGCCTGATA is from Cytophagaceae bacterium ABcell3 and encodes:
- a CDS encoding 7TM diverse intracellular signaling domain-containing protein; protein product: MNLICHKLIFKSLSQKKTSLQKFNLVRVLFLPFLCFFFLDVKEVAAHVQQSQSSILYTGSSGNLTIGDHLYILEDKAGSLGIEDVVSSGDFIRSKKNVPNLGVSNSVFWIKFKVHNQSEIENLVLEIGYPLLDQIHFYSITEEGKYDIIKAGEYLPFGSRKYNYQTFLFDLKIPHGETREYYMQVSSGKQILLPAVIGSYQAIAESHILRDILSGIYFGIILVMMLYNLFIYFTVKDKSYLWYVIYIFFVGLTQSILQGYAYKYFWPSNPWVAMHSTYLVGAAVGLATLMFFRSFLRTKENAPGYHKALHIYAVLYCLCIVLALFGFYNESYRLVDLTAGTGSLFLLFIAYKIYQKGYRPAKFFLIAWTLFLISVSVFVLKDMELIPYNLFSVYGLQFGSALEVILLSLALADRINVLKKEKEDSQAAALNALKENEKLILEHNLYLEKKVKERTAELQDANEELRVALNHLKDTQSKLVASEKMASLGQLTAGIAHEINNPINFVSSSVTPLRRDIMFLMSLLEKYSVSSSQESVKDHFSEAHAFEKRLDMPYLKEEIETILKGIDEGASRTTEIVKGLRNFSRLDESELKSVNFNEGIDSTMILLNSKVKNINVVRNFGNIPDVECYAGKINQVFMNILSNAIEAVNEKGDEGEIVITTCLNPKGEVQVSIKDNGTGMPEDVKSKIFDPFFTTKDVGEGTGLGLSIVYRIIQSHNGEIAVNSEEGVGTEFVITLPKEYVEPVN